The window ATGTGCCTTTTAATGTAATCAACTCTTGTGCAGCATGTTAACATTGGAGATATATATGATGAGTCTAAAGTTGTCAGGGTAGATAGAGGAGCCGGATTGTTCCTTGAAGTTCCTTCAATTCCAGAGTCAGCTCCTGCTTTTGTCAGTGTATGTATTTTCTCGACTAGTATTAATGATACAAAGTGCAGTTCTTTCATTACAGATGAGAATCAAGTCAGCTAACTATTGTGATTAAGGCTTACCACATTACACAAAATGTGAATGATAATTAAAATTGATCTTGACAGATTGTTGATTTTGATGAGGAAGAGATCCAAAAGCTTGAGAAAAAGTACAAGGAAGGTAATCATGTTCGAGTTCGTATTCAGGGATTAAGGCTTTTGGAAGGACTTGCTATAGGAAGTTTGAAGGTTGTCATTCTGCTTCCATCTTCTAAGTTGAAGATGATAGTTCAATTATTGCAATGCTTTTTGCGTTAGCATTACTCTTCCGCTATGTATTCTGTATCTAACTATTTGACTATTTGTATATTTCGGTATCATTTTTAGTGATATGATTTCCTGAATTTCATATCATGCAGCCTAGTGCTCTTGAAGAATCTGTGTTCACTCATTCTGATGCAATGCCAGGGATGGTAGTGAAGGCTAAGATTGTCAGGGTTGACGGCGATCATGCTATAGTGCAAATTCCTGGGGGTGTGAAGGCACTCTGTCCTCTTAATCATATGTCTGAATTAGATATTACAAAGCCTCGAAAGAAATTCAAGGTTTCATTCTAGTTATATATGTGCTTTTTAGCATTGTCATTTTTTCTTATGTATAGGCCATAAGTCTCTCATCGGGGCAGACTAAACATTTTCATAACTGAATCCTCTGGCTGGATTTTGGTACAGGTGGGAGCGGAATTAGTATTTCGTGTGCTTGGTCGCAAAAAGAAAATGGTGACGGTTACACACAAAAAAACTCTTGTATGTTCGATAGTACAAACCTTCTTTCCTCTTCCACTTTGTTCAATTATGTAGGATTTACAAAAAAAACCACACACACAAATATTTtgctaaaaaaaattgttatgtaTGGAATACAAAAAAGAAGGTTCACAAGAAATAAAGCAGACCCTTAGCAAGTGTTCACCGAACCTTTCAAAGGAACCACATGCAATGAATCAAAATCATCAGAAGTATCGGTCTCACATATTCAATTCTGATTCAGATATATGGCCCTTTTACAGGTTAAATCGAAACTGCCGATTATTAGTTCATTTACGGATGCAACTGAGGGTTTGATAACTCATGGATGGATAACAAAGATTGAAGCCCATGGATGTTTTGTGCGGTTTTACAATGGGGTTCAAGGATTTGCTCCGAGGCAAGTCTTACTATTTATCTGTTCTACAAATTTAAAACCTCCAATCTGTGACCAGAATTGGTTACTGTTGCTTCCTGAGTAATATATGATCTTCTTTTAAGAACATGAatttcatcttcatttcttcaccTTTCTGACTTTTTCATGATAAACATCATATTTGAGATGTACATAAGTTCACATGCCATTGATTTATTGTTGGAATATTCAAAATCAGTCAGTTTTTCTTATTTCCATAACAAGGTAAATTATATGTTAGGCAATTTCATTTGAATCCCTTATCAGATACATTCCTTCtagtttatttttgtattttaggcTTGCCTTTGTGCTAGTCAATTGTGGGGTGGGGGGGGATTAATGTTCTCTCTTATCATATGTGACTGTGAGTGTATGTGTTCTTCAACACCCCCCCCCCCTCCTCGTGGAAAAAAAATGAAGGACTTGTTATAATTCGATGTATTATTTTGATTAAAGTGCAGGTCTGAACTTGGATTAGAGCCAGGAGTTGATCCTGGTGCAGTTTATAATGTTGGACAAGTTGTCAAATGCCGTGTAATAAGCTCCATTTCTGCTTTACGGAGGATCAACCTTAGTTTCATAATAAAGCCCAAAAGGTATGATTCTCTTTACTTTCTCTATCCCACTTTTACTCTCAGTTTgatttaaattgatttatttacTAGTGGCTGCACTTTCTGGAGGATATCTTATCTTACCTACCAAATGTTAAAAATGCAACTTATGCATTCAAGATTTATGTGAATCTATCTGCTGATTTGATGTAGCTAACACCAACAAACGGGATTAGGCCTATTTGTTGTAGTTGTTATGTTAACTTATTAGATGGATGTCCAGCTATGATTAACGCAACACTTCAAAATTGCAGGGTTGCGGAGGAGGATAAGGTTAGGTTGGGCAGCCTTGTTTCTGGAGTTATTGACAGAATAACAACAAATTCTGTAGTTGTTTATGTCAATGCAAGTGGTTTTTCGTGGGGTACCATATCTTTGGAACACTTGGCAGATCATCTTGGTATGATTTGTTTATTCATGATATAGGCTTTCCATTGCTCTGTAAAAAATTGCATTGCTGATTATAGCCATGTTTCATGCAGGGCAAGCTAATTTGATGAAATCTGGATTAAAACCTGGATATAGTTTTGATCAACTACTGGTTCTAGGTATGTTTGACACCTATAGCAGTTTGTTTCTGTGCATTTTTAGCGGCTTGTTTCTCTCCCGTTGCATTTTCCGCCCTGAGTCTCTTTCATTGGTGGTACCACACTCTCCGGGGCCTATCTGGTTGGCATGCATCATTCTAGCCATCATTCTTGCTCTCTTACCTTAGAGCATAAGTATCTTGTCTCCTTAGCAGTCAGCAGTGTTTGGGATTCCTCATTTTGTTTTTTGGCCTGATCTTTCCAGGTCTTTTTTGAGAGGCCTTTCACCCACTTAACTAGACCATTATATTGAATTTTTTGTGGcgtttcctttttttgttttctttgtaaGTTGAGTAGTTAGATGCTTCAGCATCAAGCAGATTGTTCCATTATCATATATAAAGTTGGTAAGGTATCTCGCTAACttgtgattgattttttttttgaattcctaAAATCAATGTAGATATTAAGGGGAGCAATTTGATTCTATCTGCCAAAAGTTCGCTTATTAAATCTGCTCAGCAGATTCCTTCAGATATTAGTCAGATGCATCTGAACTCTGTTGTGCATGTAAGTCGACATATATGAATTTCTTTTTGTACAATTTTTGTTATACGCAtgtcattttattattgttgttgttgttgtttcttgCTTGCTATGATCAATTGATTGAATCTTGTCTGGAGCAGGGCTACATTTGCAACATAAATGAGGCTGGCTGCTTTGTCCGTTTCCTTGGTTCCTTTACAGGTTTGGCTCCATCGAAAAAGGTATTCATTCCTATGACTGCCTTCTtgccttattttctttttctcctgtTTATTTATGTTCGTATTCTCCATATGATAGTCTGATCTTATGACTGAGTTTTGTATAGGCTGCTGATGACCAGAAAACCAATATTCTAGAAGCCTATCAGATTGGGCAATCCGTCCGCAGTAATGTGTCCGAGGTTGGTATACTTCGGGTGGTAAATTCAATATTTGCAAACACCTAATGCaggttaaataatatttaatctttaatttgtttgttcTTCAGATCAATACTGAAAGAGGCAGAGTAACACTCTCACTAAAGCAAACATTATGTTCTTCTACAGATGCATCCTTTCTTCAAGACTACTTTATTATGGATGAAAAGGCATGGATATTTAGTTAATCACCACATACccctaatattatttttatgcaatgtcatttataattttaaattctaatatatATGTTATACATTGTATACAACTTGTTCATGCACACGTGCATGGTTACCCTTGTTTATAGATGCAATAATGAAGTATCAGTGTAATAACAGGTAATGTGTTAGTGCATTACAATTACCGCCCGGGTCcaatattttaacaaaattgGTGTAGTTTGCCTATGTTATTGCTCATCTacatttgattttattgttttttaatcTACAAAAGTTAAAAACTCATTTTGACATACTTGCTGTTTCTCAAAAGttaaaaaagagaacaaaaacttatttgttctcttttttcttttttctttttttttttggggtggggggtggttgaaagaaggagacctctaaatattttaatttgcacTTCCTGTCTCTCTGCTTTTTCCTGTAGCAGTCTTTGTAACAGTCTgtgttttaatataataacatttCCTAAATGTTTATATCTATGTTCTGTGATTTTTTTATTAGCCTGTTGTCATCATATTTTTCTCTCTGATTTCCTCTCAGGAATCACTATTACATCAACCCCTTATGTAATGCATCTAATCCTCTGTGTCTCTGAACGTAGATTTCTAAGCTGCAAAACATGGGCTATGGTGCATCTGATTTGAAGTGGGATGAAGGATTTAGCTTTGGTGCAGTTGCTGAAGGTAAAGTCGAGGATGTTAAAGATGTGGGAATTGTTGTAAGCTTTGAGAAGTATAATGATGTTTTCGGTTTTATCACCACTTACCAGTGTAAGTTCCTCATCTATGTCATTTAGTTACCGAGCATTACAAGTTGGGTGATTCTTAGTTAAGTGCAGCTACTACTACTTATTGCAATATAATCTTGTAGTGGCAGGAACTACCTTGGCGAAAGGCTCTGTTGTGAAAGCAGTGGTTCTTGATGTTGCGAAAGCAGAACGGCTTGTAGATTTAACTCTAAAACCAGAATTCGTTAAAAGATCTGAAGAAAGAAGCTCCATAAGTCATTCCACCAAAAAGGTTCAGCTTACTCTCCCTGCTGTTTTACATTTGTGTTGAACATGGCTAAGAAGAGTTGagataaaattttaatgaaaatttaATGGCATGGAGACCAGAGATTTAGTTCTCTCTCTGTCTCTATTATGTTCTTTCTTCTCTATAATCCTGGTTTGTCCACCACAGATAGAAAAGAGATGGGGTTTTATATTTGGTTATCGGTAAGGTCTTTTTTCCCTGAATGGGAGGCCTGTTGCATGAGTCCCCTACCATCATTCCTTCTTGACTATTTGTCCATATTAATGTCATGCATGCCTTCTATACCAGAAACGTCGAAGAGAGTCACTGAAGGACTTGGTGTTGCATCAGACAGTAAATGCAGTAGTGGAGATTGTCAAAGAAAACTACTTGGCAAGTGTTCACATTTTCATTCAAGTTAGCCTTCTAGTgaaggttttctttttttttttttttgctgttttctAAATGCATATTAACGTCCTATATCTAAATTTTTATCTCCAAATCAGGTCGTATCAATACCGGAGAATAATTACATCATAGGATATGCATCCGTTTCTGACTATAATACTCAAAGGTTCCCCCAGAAAAAGTTCCTAAATGGACAGAGGTGAGGAAAATGGGTTGAAGCTATTTGCTCGTCCATTCATGTTTATTTTATCCTGTTCTACCATGGCATTAGAATTGCTATGTATTAGTGTTATCATCGTGCAAACCCTCACTTCTCTCCTTCATGCCGGTTGATGCTTAGGAGAATTCTGATTGAATATGGTAATTGGTATTTGAGAATGTTCATGTCCAACAACGGGTATTGAAATGTCACTGGAGTATATTAGACATGATTTTTTGAATATATTTCAACGGTTTAAAAGATGACGTATATGCACTTTTATGCATTCcattttttgttgaaattttatgtttcttaatTATAATGCTTCACCTCATACTTAGCATGATTTACTTGGTCAGTGTTGTGGCTACTGTTATGGCTTTTCCAAGTCCTGAAACTTCAGGAAGGTTGCTTTTACTTCTTAATGATGCTAACGAGACATCTAGTTCCAAAAGAGCGAAGAAAAGGTCCATCTATAATGTTGGGTCTCTGGTTGAGGCAGAGGTATGTGGGTTTGTTTTGTTCATTGATCTTGTTGATTCTTTATTGTCATTTTCATATGCTATCTCTTGTAGTCTTTGGTCTTGTGATCGTGGCTAGAATTTCTTATTCAAATTTTTGTAGTCTTTGGTCTTGTGACTTGTACACTAAAGGAACGTGTTTCATGAATTTTCGCAGATTACTGAAATCAGATCTCTTGAACTTAAAGTTAAGTTCGGCATTGGTCTACATGGCAGGGTGCACATATCGGAGGTACTTCTGTTTTGCTTCTTGTTTCTATTTGAATTAGCATTTTCATTTGTAGTTTTGTTATCTAGAACGGGTAGCCCAATGTATGGGGCTTCCACCATCCTCCTATTGTAGACATGTCTCAATGCTTATCCCATTTCTCGTTTGCTTATTATTAGCATATTTATAACTACTCTTTTTCCTATCTTCTGGCAGGTACACGATGATGTAAATGATTTAGAAAATCCGTTTTCCTGCTATAAAATAGGGCAAACAGTGACAGCAAGAATTGTTGCAAAGCCTAATGAAAAACATAGCTACAGAAAGGGCTCACAGTGGGAGTTGTCAGTCAAACCTAAAATAATTGCAGGCAAGTTTTTCCTAGTAAATTGAAAAGGATatgaattattgaaaattttggccACTGCACAAGTAGGGGGATATAGATTAAGGCTTGTGAACTTCAATGACTAGTAATTTGTTTTTGTTCTGAATGCAGCAACATAGTGTGCAGTATCATTTCGTATCTGAAGTATTTACTGACATCAGTTATTTGTTAATTGCAAATTAGGCAATTCCATTTTCTCTCCCACTTTTGTTTAGCTTTGGTTTGGTATTCTATGTTGCAATTTGGGAATCctgtctatttaatttttttccttaaaaaaaacattggtcttttattaatgttaaatTTTCTCATTATCTTtcaatttttagtatttaatCCTCTAATTCAATGCAGGTTCCAGTGACATTGGAGAAAATGAATCTGGTAATCTTGACTTTGAAATTGGGCAATGTGTTGCTGGTTATGTATATAAAGTAGAAAGTGAATGGGTCTGGTTGGCGATATCTCGCAATGTTAGTGCCCAGCTACATGTTCTTGATAGTGCTTTTGAACCCAGAGAGCTTCAAGATTTCCAGAATCGATTTCATGTTGGACAACTTGTTTCTGGTTATGTTGTGAGTATTAACTTGGACAAGAAACTAATGCGGTTAATTCAACGTCCCTTATCTACTCTCCCGTGCAGAACTAGTGATGAGCCACAAAACAATGTTGTGCATGCGGAATTAACAATGTATATTCATGAAGGAGATATTTTAGGCGGTAGGATTTCTAAAATACTTTCAGGTGTTGGTGGGTTGCTTGTCCAAATTGGTCCATATATCTATGGGAAGGTCCACTTTACTGAGCTCACAGATACATGGGTGCCTGACCCATTATCTGGATATCATGAAGGGCAGTTTGTCAAATGTGTAGTTCTTGAAGTCAGTCAAACTGTCAGGGGTACTGTTCATGTTGACTTATCATTACGTTCTTCAAGAGGGATGCTTTCTCAAGATTCTGAAGATGTTCAAAGCACTGGGTAAGTAACTACTAATCCATAGCCCGTTATTTATTGCAGTCACTATTAAATTCACGTGTCTGAACTCTGAATGCGTCTTAATATAtgtatttgtttttctttcatttgtACAATTAAAATTATTCAGTGTATCCTTTTTCAGACATTAAGAACATATATTCCCTCATTCATATCCCAACAAATCAATTCATCTCAACTTTATCATTTGTTGGGAAGTTCTTTTGTAGTCTGCCTATATAATGTAGTTTTTTATAAAAGGACTATCCTCCTCTTGAATGGCTTTACTTTGGATGTATATTCTTTACCTATGCTAATTAATCTATACTTTGAAATTAAACAACTCTTTTTCCgtcaaatttgattttgaatcaCAATATCTATGGTATGGATCTTGAAAGAATTGATTTTCTGTTCTTGTGTATGTTTGCTGCATGCGTACACTTTTGAATTTATTGCAATGATGGGTAAATTttgtttatctattttttaatatgGATACgatttctatgacattcttctaTTAAtaatgttgttgttattgttgattgtgttgaatattattaataatggTTTCTCAGGCATGATAATGGTAAATGTGTGGAGATGATTGAAGATATTCATCCTGATATGGTTGTAAAGGTACTAGTTTCATTTCTTCTGAAGTTATTATTGATTGCCTTCTTTCTAGGGCTGTGCTTGAGCTTCTTTAATCTGGGATATGCACTTAGTCTTGTTAGATGGAGTTTAAGCTGTTAAAAGCTGGTAGTAACCGTAGTATTCATCATTTACATGGCTAGTGATACTCTGTTATTTTGAGGTGCCAAATATTATCTCTGTATAAAAACTTAGATGATTTttgaagatgaaaatttttaatggGCTATCATTTGCTATTGCTTTTTAAATTGTTACTCTTTAAAGGATTGTTCTTCACTTATGTGCTTGAGTTGAACTTTTCTTCATGATAACTTTACATGATTGTTGGGATTAATTTTTCGATGTTGCCttcattttcttattcaattttgTTGGGAAGCTGAGATGTACAACTTGAATGGCTAAATGAAGCAACATCAGATACTTGTTACAAATAAAGATAACCCCTTGGAGATTGGGAGTTTTGATGATTTTGCTCAACTTACCTTTTACGTTGTATTTAGTTCATGACTAAATGGATTCcttaattttgtaatatttttttctcttctgcAATTTCCTTCTGTATAAAGAGTACATTAACCTTTTCTAAATGCaagtgctctttttttttttggtgattatCTTGTGATATATAATGTTTTGCATTTTGATTACACGATGACCTAAAATTCTCTAGTTaccatatctctttaaaaaaCTAAAGTTTCATTTGTAgtattttttttgtctattttaagaATGTCTTGGTGTAATAGATTGTGAATTTGACTTTATCAGCCACTCAAATATATAAATAGGATTGGTGCAGTACGTGATTGCTAGTTGCTGTTGATTTAAATATATTGATGAAGGTTCCGAGACTTAATTTCAAAACCATATTACTTTTcgattttttatttgtatacttAATAAGATTCATAAAGCAGTTGCAAAACTTCTAAATCAGTAATGCTATTTCACCTGTTGTAAAATTGGTACTTTTAAGTGTTGCTCTCTGTGATGATCTGCCATCTTGAGATTTGGTTGCTAAATCTAAGTGTGGATTGTGGTGTGAGttgtttgttttttctctttGAACTTTTACCTGAACATTGGATTTCATAATTTGGATTAaggtttttatttgaataaatgtCTTCTTTTGGCTAGGGTTATGTTAAGAATGTCACACCAAAAGGTTGCTTCATTTCACTTTCACGAAAGATTGATGCGAAAATTCTTCTATGTAATTTGTCCAATGAGTTTGTCAAAGATCCTGAGAAAGAATTTCCTGTTGGAAAGCTTGTAGTTGGCAGGTAAGCATCTCACATTTTGTTTCTCTCCATTTTCTAATATGATGTAAATGAAGAGATGTACTAAGATTGCAACTAACAGGGTTATATCCGTGGAGCCCCCTTTAAATCGTGTTGAAGTTACATTGAGGACATCAAGTGGTCCCAGGAAATCCAATTTTGAAATTCTGGATTTGAGTAAACTTCAAGTTGGAGATGTAATATCTGGAAGGATTAAGCGTATTGAGCCGTATGGTTTATTCATTACAGTTGATGACACAAACATGGTATTTTGACATTCTTTGAATCGATTTGTGGTCCATGTATTTGTAATATGAAATCTTGTGGTCAAGTTAAAATGTATTCTATCATTCTCGtgcttttttagaaaaaaaaagaaaatattagtgATAACTTGGTTCTGTTAACTCACTTTGATATGCTCCTTCGATGTTTAGGTTGGATTGTGCCATATATCAGAAGTTTCTGATGATACTATTGAGAACATTGAAACAGAGTATAGAGTTGGACAGCATGTAAATGCAAGAGTATTGAAGGTAATTCATGTCCATAAACTTCAAGTATGATATTGGAAATAGCCTTCTTCGTGTGCTTTAATTGGCACCAAAACTTCTACCCAGTTAAAGCGAATAGCTCCATGTATGTTGTATGCTTGGAAAGGTCTAGCTTGAAAATCTATCTATATTTTCTGTAACTTATTCATCTCCAGTCAGGTTATGTGTTAATGGTTCAGGTGCGCATTATAATGAAGACAGAATGGTTTAATTTGTtctcaatatatatatttttttataaaagatgaATCTTTTGTAACACAGTTATGCTATTTATTAACTTATTTAGACTCTAAACCATCCAATTTATCTCAAAATTTGGTCCACCAACTAGAGTGCTAGATAACTGCCATTCAGAATTACAGACAAGTGTGTTTATTGCAAACCCTTTTTTCAATCAAACAATTGAAGCCATGCCAAAAAAATTACATAGAATCAATGAATCATGATATTGGCATCCTTGAATTTGTTGTACTACACCTCATAGCTTCATGCTTGATCAGTTTCGTTTTACATGCATTTTTCCTTATATCTTATCAGGTGGATGAAGTAAAACAGAGAATTTCTCTGGGAATGAAGAATTCATATATGAGAGATGAATATGCACATGGAATACCTTCAGATCAACAATCAGATGAACCTCTTGCTGATAGAATGACATCTATGGATTTGATGACTAGCAGTGTTCCTGGAACCTCTGATATGGAAATTTTAGATGAAATTGATCAACTCCCAATTCTTTCACGAGCAGAAGAAAGGGCGTCCATTCCACCATTAGATGTTTCCCTTGATGACTTAGACAAAATTGATATAAATAACACCAATCGTCAAAGTGAAGAGCATTCGAATGATGAAGGCATAatagatgaaaagaaaaagaggcgCGAAAAGAAAAAAGCAAAGGAAGAAAGGTCAGTGTAATACATGGAATGCTGATgtgagtttttattattttcaacttTTAATACATAGCAGCCATACTTGTACAGGGAGAAACAGATAAGGGCTGCAGAGGAAAGACTACTGGAGGAGGATGTACCAAGAACAGCTGATGAGTTTGAAAAGCTGGTTAGAAGCTCTCCTAATAGCAGTTTCATCTGGATAAAATATATGgacttcatgatttctttggcTGATGTTGAGAAAGCCCGCTCTATTGCTGAAAGGTACATACAATTGGTGCCTTGAATTTCCAACAACCCCCTCACAGACACTCCGCATAAATGGTTTGCACAGTAATTCATCATTCTGTATTTTTCCCGTCATCTGAATTTGTCGTCCTGTTCTGCTTCCAAAATTTTATAGGGCTTTGCGGACAATAAATATTAGAGAAGAGGATGAGAAGCTCAACATCTGGAAGGCTTTctttaatttagaaaataaatttggaAATCCTAAAGAGGTAAGAGAGAGTGTGTGCAATTTAAATTCACTACATCGGTCTCTGATGTTCTATCTTGCTGTATCCTTACCTAAAATTCTGTATGTAGGAGGCTCTTATGAAAGTTTTTCAACGAGCTCTGCAGTACAATGATCCCAAAAAAGTATATCTAGCACTTTTGGGACTGTATGAGAGGACTGAACAACAAAACTTGGCTGATGAACTTCTCAATAAAATGACAAAGAAGTTCAAGCATTCTTGCAAGGTATTGTGTGTTCAAATAAAACAAacttcataatgaaaaaatgtatGCAACTTACTCTGCACTGGATTTTAGGTTTGGTTGAGACGTGTACAAAGTCTTTTGAAGCAAAACCAGGATGGAGTTCAACCTGTTATCAACCGTGCTTTGTTAAGCCTACCAAGGCGCAAGCATATTAAATTTATTTCTCAGGCAGCTATTCAAGAATTCAAGATTGGGGTTCCCGACA is drawn from Arachis hypogaea cultivar Tifrunner chromosome 12, arahy.Tifrunner.gnm2.J5K5, whole genome shotgun sequence and contains these coding sequences:
- the LOC112728580 gene encoding rRNA biogenesis protein RRP5 isoform X1, coding for MAPNSKKWQKKKKNSNNKENKPRMDKSSKKISKPKREEQHDAATAKKKSEALALQLEDEVPDFPRGREVPTKRKDDGDDREVFGYHEFGSDKRKKLNQWNRKKGKNTLRKRDEAADDWGTLFGDTVTGKLPKRVNKITLGNITPGMKLWGAVAEVNEKDLVISLPGGLRGLVHCSDVVDPIFDNEIEVGESFLSSVFSVGQLVSCVVVRLDHDNKDKGSRKIWLSLCLSLLHKNMNLDVVQEGMVLDAYVKSIEDHGYILHFGLPSFTGFLPKNSLTGQGNEVKIGQLIQRLVKSVDKVRKVVYLSSDPDIMSKSVTKDLKGISIDILVPGMMVNARVKSILENGVMLSFLTYFTGTVDLFHLQTSYPTKNWKDLYSESQKVIARILFIDPSSRAVGLTLNPHLVHNKIPPFHVNIGDIYDESKVVRVDRGAGLFLEVPSIPESAPAFVSIVDFDEEEIQKLEKKYKEGNHVRVRIQGLRLLEGLAIGSLKPSALEESVFTHSDAMPGMVVKAKIVRVDGDHAIVQIPGGVKALCPLNHMSELDITKPRKKFKVGAELVFRVLGRKKKMVTVTHKKTLVKSKLPIISSFTDATEGLITHGWITKIEAHGCFVRFYNGVQGFAPRSELGLEPGVDPGAVYNVGQVVKCRVISSISALRRINLSFIIKPKRVAEEDKVRLGSLVSGVIDRITTNSVVVYVNASGFSWGTISLEHLADHLGQANLMKSGLKPGYSFDQLLVLDIKGSNLILSAKSSLIKSAQQIPSDISQMHLNSVVHGYICNINEAGCFVRFLGSFTGLAPSKKAADDQKTNILEAYQIGQSVRSNVSEINTERGRVTLSLKQTLCSSTDASFLQDYFIMDEKISKLQNMGYGASDLKWDEGFSFGAVAEGKVEDVKDVGIVVSFEKYNDVFGFITTYQLAGTTLAKGSVVKAVVLDVAKAERLVDLTLKPEFVKRSEERSSISHSTKKKRRRESLKDLVLHQTVNAVVEIVKENYLVVSIPENNYIIGYASVSDYNTQRFPQKKFLNGQSVVATVMAFPSPETSGRLLLLLNDANETSSSKRAKKRSIYNVGSLVEAEITEIRSLELKVKFGIGLHGRVHISEVHDDVNDLENPFSCYKIGQTVTARIVAKPNEKHSYRKGSQWELSVKPKIIAGSSDIGENESGNLDFEIGQCVAGYVYKVESEWVWLAISRNVSAQLHVLDSAFEPRELQDFQNRFHVGQLVSGYVVSINLDKKLMRLIQRPLSTLPCRTSDEPQNNVVHAELTMYIHEGDILGGRISKILSGVGGLLVQIGPYIYGKVHFTELTDTWVPDPLSGYHEGQFVKCVVLEVSQTVRGTVHVDLSLRSSRGMLSQDSEDVQSTGHDNGKCVEMIEDIHPDMVVKGYVKNVTPKGCFISLSRKIDAKILLCNLSNEFVKDPEKEFPVGKLVVGRVISVEPPLNRVEVTLRTSSGPRKSNFEILDLSKLQVGDVISGRIKRIEPYGLFITVDDTNMVGLCHISEVSDDTIENIETEYRVGQHVNARVLKVDEVKQRISLGMKNSYMRDEYAHGIPSDQQSDEPLADRMTSMDLMTSSVPGTSDMEILDEIDQLPILSRAEERASIPPLDVSLDDLDKIDINNTNRQSEEHSNDEGIIDEKKKRREKKKAKEEREKQIRAAEERLLEEDVPRTADEFEKLVRSSPNSSFIWIKYMDFMISLADVEKARSIAERALRTINIREEDEKLNIWKAFFNLENKFGNPKEEALMKVFQRALQYNDPKKVYLALLGLYERTEQQNLADELLNKMTKKFKHSCKVWLRRVQSLLKQNQDGVQPVINRALLSLPRRKHIKFISQAAIQEFKIGVPDRGRSLFEGILREYPKRTDLWSVYLDQEIQHKDADVIRALFERAITLSLPPKKMKFLFKKYLDYEKSQGDEERIESVKQKAMEYVENTLA
- the LOC112728580 gene encoding rRNA biogenesis protein RRP5 isoform X2 encodes the protein MKLWGAVAEVNEKDLVISLPGGLRGLVHCSDVVDPIFDNEIEVGESFLSSVFSVGQLVSCVVVRLDHDNKDKGSRKIWLSLCLSLLHKNMNLDVVQEGMVLDAYVKSIEDHGYILHFGLPSFTGFLPKNSLTGQGNEVKIGQLIQRLVKSVDKVRKVVYLSSDPDIMSKSVTKDLKGISIDILVPGMMVNARVKSILENGVMLSFLTYFTGTVDLFHLQTSYPTKNWKDLYSESQKVIARILFIDPSSRAVGLTLNPHLVHNKIPPFHVNIGDIYDESKVVRVDRGAGLFLEVPSIPESAPAFVSIVDFDEEEIQKLEKKYKEGNHVRVRIQGLRLLEGLAIGSLKPSALEESVFTHSDAMPGMVVKAKIVRVDGDHAIVQIPGGVKALCPLNHMSELDITKPRKKFKVGAELVFRVLGRKKKMVTVTHKKTLVKSKLPIISSFTDATEGLITHGWITKIEAHGCFVRFYNGVQGFAPRSELGLEPGVDPGAVYNVGQVVKCRVISSISALRRINLSFIIKPKRVAEEDKVRLGSLVSGVIDRITTNSVVVYVNASGFSWGTISLEHLADHLGQANLMKSGLKPGYSFDQLLVLDIKGSNLILSAKSSLIKSAQQIPSDISQMHLNSVVHGYICNINEAGCFVRFLGSFTGLAPSKKAADDQKTNILEAYQIGQSVRSNVSEINTERGRVTLSLKQTLCSSTDASFLQDYFIMDEKISKLQNMGYGASDLKWDEGFSFGAVAEGKVEDVKDVGIVVSFEKYNDVFGFITTYQLAGTTLAKGSVVKAVVLDVAKAERLVDLTLKPEFVKRSEERSSISHSTKKKRRRESLKDLVLHQTVNAVVEIVKENYLVVSIPENNYIIGYASVSDYNTQRFPQKKFLNGQSVVATVMAFPSPETSGRLLLLLNDANETSSSKRAKKRSIYNVGSLVEAEITEIRSLELKVKFGIGLHGRVHISEVHDDVNDLENPFSCYKIGQTVTARIVAKPNEKHSYRKGSQWELSVKPKIIAGSSDIGENESGNLDFEIGQCVAGYVYKVESEWVWLAISRNVSAQLHVLDSAFEPRELQDFQNRFHVGQLVSGYVVSINLDKKLMRLIQRPLSTLPCRTSDEPQNNVVHAELTMYIHEGDILGGRISKILSGVGGLLVQIGPYIYGKVHFTELTDTWVPDPLSGYHEGQFVKCVVLEVSQTVRGTVHVDLSLRSSRGMLSQDSEDVQSTGHDNGKCVEMIEDIHPDMVVKGYVKNVTPKGCFISLSRKIDAKILLCNLSNEFVKDPEKEFPVGKLVVGRVISVEPPLNRVEVTLRTSSGPRKSNFEILDLSKLQVGDVISGRIKRIEPYGLFITVDDTNMVGLCHISEVSDDTIENIETEYRVGQHVNARVLKVDEVKQRISLGMKNSYMRDEYAHGIPSDQQSDEPLADRMTSMDLMTSSVPGTSDMEILDEIDQLPILSRAEERASIPPLDVSLDDLDKIDINNTNRQSEEHSNDEGIIDEKKKRREKKKAKEEREKQIRAAEERLLEEDVPRTADEFEKLVRSSPNSSFIWIKYMDFMISLADVEKARSIAERALRTINIREEDEKLNIWKAFFNLENKFGNPKEEALMKVFQRALQYNDPKKVYLALLGLYERTEQQNLADELLNKMTKKFKHSCKVWLRRVQSLLKQNQDGVQPVINRALLSLPRRKHIKFISQAAIQEFKIGVPDRGRSLFEGILREYPKRTDLWSVYLDQEIQHKDADVIRALFERAITLSLPPKKMKFLFKKYLDYEKSQGDEERIESVKQKAMEYVENTLA